One Methanobacterium sp. DNA window includes the following coding sequences:
- a CDS encoding glutamate decarboxylase — MLSYSLTDEEIEEFIRESEELSGDETLKALMAYYAKESPKYEIPEDPIATDVVYHMIRNELKLDGNPSLNLASFVTTEMDEHAEKLFMENAGKNFVDQDEYPYSSLIQDRVISILARLYNAPEDSKPIGTSVIGSSEAIMLGLLAHKWNWKKKRENEGKSTDKPNIIFGEDVHVVWKKFARYFDVEPRIIPMEEDNYVMNVDLVRKSIDENTICVGTVLGTTFTGEMDPISKINDMLIEINKEKGWNIPIHVDAASGGFVVPFIYPEMKWDFRLSHVRSINVSGHKYGLVFPGVGFLIFRNESDLPNDLIFEVNYLGGVMPTYSLNFSKGASTIIAQYFNLLAIGRNGYTAIMGLLFNNAEYLARKMDSSGKFKVINNETRILPLVAFELDEKCNFDVFNFSERIRQKGWIIPAYTLPKNAEDKAILRIVIRLTMSREQVNILYNDLLDAYDSLEKDIDEVLRYAKHQENIQASRDHHDTIC, encoded by the coding sequence GTGTTATCTTATTCTTTAACTGATGAAGAGATTGAGGAATTTATAAGGGAATCTGAAGAACTCTCTGGTGATGAGACGTTAAAAGCTTTGATGGCCTACTATGCCAAGGAGTCTCCTAAGTATGAAATACCAGAAGACCCAATAGCAACTGACGTGGTTTACCACATGATCCGGAATGAACTGAAACTGGATGGTAACCCGTCACTGAATCTGGCCAGTTTTGTAACCACTGAAATGGATGAACACGCAGAGAAATTGTTCATGGAAAATGCTGGTAAAAACTTCGTGGATCAGGATGAATATCCCTACTCCAGTTTAATACAGGACAGGGTTATCAGCATCCTTGCTCGTCTTTACAACGCACCAGAAGATAGCAAACCCATCGGCACTAGTGTTATTGGTTCTTCAGAAGCTATAATGTTAGGATTACTGGCCCATAAATGGAACTGGAAGAAGAAACGCGAAAACGAAGGTAAATCCACGGATAAACCCAACATCATATTTGGTGAGGATGTACATGTAGTGTGGAAGAAGTTCGCACGTTACTTCGATGTAGAACCCCGTATAATACCCATGGAAGAGGATAACTACGTGATGAATGTGGATCTGGTGAGAAAGAGTATTGATGAGAACACTATATGCGTTGGCACAGTACTGGGAACCACCTTCACTGGAGAAATGGACCCCATAAGTAAAATCAACGACATGCTAATTGAAATCAACAAAGAAAAGGGATGGAACATCCCCATACACGTGGATGCTGCCAGTGGAGGATTTGTGGTCCCCTTCATCTACCCCGAAATGAAATGGGACTTCAGACTTTCCCATGTTCGCAGTATCAATGTTTCCGGCCATAAATACGGTCTTGTATTTCCAGGTGTTGGTTTCCTGATATTCCGGAACGAATCGGACCTACCCAATGATCTGATATTCGAGGTGAACTACTTGGGGGGTGTGATGCCTACCTACAGCCTTAACTTCTCCAAAGGGGCCAGTACAATTATTGCCCAGTATTTCAACCTTCTAGCAATTGGAAGAAATGGATACACGGCTATTATGGGACTACTATTTAATAATGCAGAATACCTGGCCCGGAAGATGGATTCCAGTGGAAAATTCAAGGTAATCAACAACGAAACCCGAATCTTGCCACTGGTGGCATTTGAGCTGGATGAAAAATGTAATTTTGATGTTTTCAACTTTTCTGAGAGAATAAGACAGAAAGGATGGATAATCCCCGCCTACACACTACCTAAAAATGCTGAGGATAAAGCCATACTGCGCATTGTAATCAGACTCACCATGAGCCGGGAACAGGTAAACATCCTTTACAATGACCTGTTGGATGCCTATGATAGCCTGGAAAAAGACATTGATGAAGTTCTAAGATATGCAAAGCATCAGGAAAATATACAGGCTTCCAGAGACCATCATGATACTATCTGCTGA
- a CDS encoding FtsX-like permease family protein, protein MLDIAFKDFKAKKGRAAMCIIGVMVCVLLIGTVNLVLYEMESGLKGDLGTVNGKLYFEKNGTSFPPYASILPESLGNEVLTRSEVNPDKSTKALFAPIQGSNDTRYTMIVGLAPGKEQAFIENTTVTGKSSLVGESDNAVILGSETAKTYNASVGSTITVQGNQYQVIGIMKQVGTGWPLTIDSSMVMSLSHAQSVMEMPSLISTVIIVPSGSIDTAETSLQDAYPSYSIYSEKDTQKTLDDNLSQIRIFMNMISAFIFVVSVIIIMIVMMMSVKEKTKEIGTMRAIGTRKRSILALIIYESLILSLIGGIIGIILMSPTYNMLGLLMGEADVNFLSFNIPMPIVFQVLVIVFVIGTFSGLLPAYMATRISPIDALRYE, encoded by the coding sequence ATGTTAGATATCGCTTTTAAAGATTTTAAGGCCAAAAAAGGCCGCGCTGCCATGTGCATCATAGGAGTCATGGTATGCGTTTTACTCATCGGCACTGTTAACCTGGTATTATACGAAATGGAATCCGGTCTTAAAGGAGACCTGGGAACAGTCAATGGAAAACTTTACTTTGAAAAAAATGGAACCAGCTTCCCACCCTATGCCAGTATACTCCCTGAAAGTCTGGGAAATGAAGTCTTAACCCGCAGCGAAGTTAACCCGGATAAGAGCACCAAAGCACTCTTTGCACCTATACAGGGTAGTAATGATACCCGCTACACCATGATCGTGGGTCTGGCACCAGGTAAGGAGCAGGCTTTCATTGAAAATACCACGGTAACTGGTAAAAGTTCTCTGGTGGGGGAAAGTGACAATGCAGTTATTCTGGGATCTGAGACTGCAAAAACTTACAATGCAAGTGTGGGCAGCACCATAACTGTTCAGGGCAACCAGTATCAGGTGATTGGTATTATGAAGCAGGTGGGCACAGGATGGCCTCTGACCATTGATAGCTCCATGGTCATGTCCCTATCCCATGCACAATCTGTCATGGAAATGCCCAGTCTCATATCCACCGTTATAATCGTACCCAGCGGATCCATAGACACTGCTGAGACCAGCCTGCAGGATGCATATCCCAGTTACAGCATTTACTCTGAAAAGGACACCCAGAAAACACTGGATGATAACTTAAGTCAGATCAGGATATTCATGAACATGATCAGTGCATTCATCTTCGTGGTTTCAGTGATCATCATCATGATCGTTATGATGATGTCAGTTAAGGAAAAAACCAAGGAAATAGGTACTATGCGGGCCATTGGAACCAGGAAAAGATCAATTTTGGCATTGATAATCTATGAATCACTCATCCTGAGTTTGATAGGTGGTATTATTGGAATCATACTCATGTCACCCACCTATAACATGCTGGGACTTTTAATGGGTGAAGCTGATGTAAACTTCCTGAGTTTCAACATACCCATGCCAATAGTCTTCCAGGTGCTGGTGATTGTCTTTGTCATTGGAACATTCAGTGGACTCCTACCAGCCTATATGGCCACCCGTATCAGCCCCATAGATGCTTTAAGATATGAATAA
- the rnc gene encoding ribonuclease III — MQLLEKFSINPKNIHLYDIAFLHESYSYENDLNECYERLEFLGDAVLDLVVSEFLYEKDRDLDEGELTRMRANYVCKKALYTYSMDIGLDKYVKLGAGAELSRREFYSVTGDVFESFIGALYLDLGLGSVKKFLSKTVMPHIDNGDVFFYDYKSELQQLSNQDGFSIVYDLLNEEGEPHKKTFTMAAMINGKNYGTGVGGNKKEAQQNAAKEALKNL; from the coding sequence ATGCAGCTACTGGAAAAATTTTCAATAAACCCTAAAAATATTCATCTTTATGATATAGCCTTTTTGCACGAGTCCTATTCCTATGAAAACGACCTCAATGAGTGTTATGAAAGATTGGAATTTTTAGGTGATGCAGTCCTGGATCTGGTGGTGTCTGAATTTTTATATGAAAAGGATCGGGATTTAGATGAGGGTGAATTAACCCGTATGCGTGCAAATTATGTGTGTAAAAAAGCTCTTTATACCTATTCCATGGATATAGGTCTGGATAAGTATGTAAAGTTAGGTGCTGGTGCTGAATTATCCAGAAGAGAATTTTATTCAGTTACTGGTGATGTATTTGAATCATTTATCGGGGCATTGTATCTTGATTTAGGTCTGGGTTCTGTTAAAAAATTTCTTTCAAAAACAGTCATGCCACATATAGATAATGGAGATGTCTTTTTTTATGATTATAAATCAGAATTACAACAATTATCGAATCAAGATGGTTTCAGCATAGTCTATGACTTACTTAACGAAGAAGGAGAACCACATAAGAAAACATTCACCATGGCTGCCATGATCAATGGTAAAAATTATGGAACTGGAGTTGGTGGGAATAAAAAAGAAGCACAGCAAAATGCGGCTAAAGAAGCTTTGAAAAATCTTTAA
- a CDS encoding phospholipase D-like domain-containing protein codes for MNLEKLSLNSKLKLLGRGQILPHLQTSISQATDSILIVGPWLDAYFVGKIIDSMADQNIGVSFIVRIEDDDVIDSKTLSALNLARKNIKKFQARTLKNLHSKIILLDKDIFYLGSTNWYWYSLHESLEVTVTGKTSLITDIISEMDSYWEKATPLTMDDLKDYNDFEPIKKDIH; via the coding sequence ATGAACCTAGAAAAGTTGTCTCTAAATTCAAAGTTGAAACTCCTGGGCAGGGGTCAGATACTCCCCCACCTCCAGACGAGTATCTCCCAAGCAACTGATAGTATTCTGATAGTTGGCCCCTGGCTTGATGCTTATTTTGTAGGCAAAATCATTGATTCAATGGCTGACCAAAATATAGGGGTTTCTTTCATTGTCCGTATAGAGGACGACGATGTTATTGATTCAAAAACACTATCAGCGTTGAACTTAGCAAGAAAAAACATAAAAAAATTCCAGGCCAGAACCCTCAAGAACCTCCACTCTAAGATCATCCTACTAGATAAGGATATATTTTACCTGGGCAGCACCAACTGGTACTGGTACAGTCTCCATGAATCATTGGAAGTTACTGTAACCGGGAAAACATCCCTTATAACAGATATCATTTCAGAAATGGATAGTTACTGGGAGAAGGCCACTCCTTTAACTATGGATGACCTGAAGGACTACAATGATTTTGAACCAATTAAGAAGGATATTCATTGA
- a CDS encoding DUF488 family protein, translating into MSTIIFTIGHSNHPFSRFMELIQKQDIQMVVDVRTRPYSKYTPYFSKKPLEEGLKEYQIEYVYLGNKIGGKPDDAKFYHEGELLYHLLEEDDKYQEGLRILLELARDNKIVIMCSEEDPSHCHRHHLISQSLLKHNFQITHIKGNGDLEKVRSDYQTRLF; encoded by the coding sequence ATGTCAACTATAATTTTCACCATCGGCCACAGCAACCATCCCTTCTCCAGATTCATGGAGTTAATCCAGAAACAGGATATCCAGATGGTGGTGGATGTTCGAACCAGGCCCTACAGTAAATACACACCCTACTTCAGTAAAAAACCCCTGGAAGAAGGATTAAAAGAATACCAGATAGAGTACGTTTATCTGGGGAATAAGATTGGTGGAAAACCAGATGATGCGAAGTTCTACCATGAAGGGGAACTCCTCTACCACCTCCTGGAAGAGGATGATAAGTACCAGGAAGGGCTCAGGATACTCCTGGAACTTGCCAGGGATAATAAGATTGTTATTATGTGCAGTGAAGAGGATCCATCCCACTGCCACCGCCACCACCTCATCAGTCAATCCTTACTCAAACATAACTTCCAGATAACCCATATAAAGGGAAATGGTGATCTGGAAAAGGTTAGAAGCGATTACCAGACCAGATTATTTTAA
- a CDS encoding MFS transporter, producing MMVPINASIINVSLPTISVYFGVGLATAQWVLTSYLITLLGFVLFFSRAGDFWGQERVYLAGLAGFVVTSLLCSLSPSIESLIIFRGLQGLAAAMMISVSMALVRKSFPSHQLGRALGIYAVAIAAGLALGPAIGGIMSGFMGWRSIFLVNLPVGILDFAFCYLILKRSQKSPVKWDIAGTVLQFICLFLTVYTLTMVENASYTTAIITGIMALGSLVLFIYQELRTENPVLKLKLFKNRKFSAFNLSLHFNYLCMYMMFFAVPFYLQKVLHLDQFTTGLVLTASPVLMMTVSPISGMISDKFGSRFPAFLGGVVSAVALLSMTQLSVNSNAWDVFFRLGLLGLGAALFQSPINKAIMSELPSDKAGMASGILATTRNLGMVFAVCYAGLILHSAISPELMQSSELYGPAAASLTSGLHLVVIFGALLSMGMAFLSIAGIKNKKESIVKYEKVAMAKTIRVEKKVAGTISNIMVIING from the coding sequence ATGATGGTTCCTATAAATGCCAGCATAATCAACGTATCCCTACCAACAATATCAGTCTATTTTGGAGTAGGTTTAGCCACAGCCCAGTGGGTTCTAACCAGTTACCTCATCACCCTCCTGGGATTTGTGCTGTTTTTCTCACGTGCCGGAGACTTCTGGGGACAGGAACGGGTATATCTAGCCGGTTTGGCCGGGTTCGTGGTCACATCCCTGCTTTGTAGTTTATCACCGTCAATAGAATCACTGATTATTTTCAGGGGATTACAGGGCCTGGCAGCAGCTATGATGATCAGTGTTTCCATGGCCCTGGTGAGAAAATCATTCCCCTCCCACCAACTGGGAAGGGCCCTGGGAATATATGCCGTGGCCATAGCCGCAGGTCTGGCACTGGGGCCCGCCATCGGGGGGATAATGTCCGGATTTATGGGCTGGAGATCCATATTCCTGGTGAACCTGCCAGTGGGAATCCTGGACTTTGCCTTCTGTTACCTGATCTTAAAACGCAGCCAGAAGAGTCCGGTTAAATGGGACATAGCCGGGACCGTACTCCAGTTCATATGCCTGTTTTTAACAGTGTACACCCTGACCATGGTGGAAAATGCCAGCTACACCACCGCAATCATCACTGGAATCATGGCCCTGGGCAGCCTGGTTTTATTCATTTATCAGGAGCTCAGGACTGAAAATCCGGTGTTGAAGTTGAAACTCTTCAAAAACAGGAAGTTCAGTGCATTCAACCTCAGCCTGCACTTTAACTATTTATGTATGTATATGATGTTCTTTGCAGTGCCCTTCTATCTGCAGAAGGTGCTGCACCTTGATCAGTTCACCACTGGACTGGTATTAACCGCATCACCCGTCTTAATGATGACTGTATCCCCCATTAGTGGGATGATATCCGATAAATTCGGTTCAAGGTTCCCGGCATTCCTGGGTGGAGTGGTATCAGCAGTGGCCCTGCTTTCCATGACCCAACTATCAGTGAACTCCAATGCCTGGGATGTTTTCTTCAGACTTGGTCTCCTGGGATTGGGGGCAGCACTCTTCCAGTCACCCATTAATAAGGCTATTATGTCAGAGTTACCCTCAGATAAAGCAGGTATGGCCTCTGGTATCCTAGCCACCACCCGAAACCTGGGTATGGTCTTTGCTGTGTGTTATGCCGGGCTGATACTCCACTCTGCCATCTCACCAGAATTAATGCAGTCCAGTGAACTTTACGGACCAGCAGCAGCTAGTCTCACCAGTGGACTGCACCTGGTGGTGATCTTCGGAGCACTATTGAGCATGGGCATGGCATTCTTATCCATTGCCGGAATTAAAAATAAGAAGGAATCAATAGTCAAATATGAAAAGGTGGCTATGGCCAAAACCATCCGTGTGGAAAAGAAGGTTGCAGGCACTATAAGTAACATAATGGTTATTATTAATGGATAA
- a CDS encoding DEAD/DEAH box helicase, which translates to MLKNVLETLEKNRIFRRKVEHIETLNERQAQYGEVKELPLSLQKYLQDSRIKLYQHQVEATELIREGENVLITTPTASGKTLAFNLAIVETLSREEEATALYIYPAKALANDQLNVLKHLESSCGLDFKPNIYDGDTPKNIRPWIKENSRLILTNPYMLHLIMDWHHQWSRFYKNLKYVVIDEAHHYRGVFGSNVAFLIRRLRRICNHYGSYPQFILSSATLANPDEFSRNLVGMSFQEVNQDTSPSGKKHFILYNPFAKWGDLSTHQETKNLFQLMVTNDLQTLCFTVSRKMAEIIAMWTKRELNETKPDLVNRITAYRSGYLAQERRKIEKGLKTGSLVGVTCTNALELGLDIGSLDSVIISGYPGTMISTWQQAGRAGRAENESLVIMVAFENALDQYLMKHPEFLFHKSHENAVIDLQNKKITQGHLMCAVKELPLTVDDFEKYFEADYDTLEAIRQGGLVKETLIGLTYIGLKSPAMNISLDQISSDHFKVFHNKRLMETMDRQHAYSEAHEGAVLINQGETYTVDSFDLVKRTINVKKMDVEYHTQALKNVDVSIEKEISSRRIGNFSVSFGEVKVTQDFYKYKTMIYGKTLSTHNLELPPLKYHTRGLWFTVPGLVQDTLENIFTKKDAYPGSLHGAEHALISMFPLLVLCDRFDIGGLSTNYHPETGKATIFIYDAYEGGIGLAEKAVEVMEKLVEVTRDMVKSCQCRKGCPTCIYSPKCGNDNKPLHKKGTIFILESILKMMNGESVDLPTNITYDHMETTTSPFKPPMVGAEGYQEFENPENLTLKGESFYLNGNLKESLECFQKVLEMDEGNLSALKYKGMILAKQEKHEEAIESFQKVLKNQEEDAEALYYMAVSLHKTGSYPESKDASNNLIKIRSDWDDAWCILGMALEALGDKEGAITAYRKALVINPLNEDATNNLNGILED; encoded by the coding sequence ATGCTTAAAAACGTCCTTGAAACCCTGGAAAAAAATAGAATCTTCCGCAGGAAGGTGGAACACATTGAAACCCTCAATGAACGCCAGGCACAGTACGGTGAAGTGAAAGAACTCCCTTTATCCTTGCAGAAATATCTCCAGGACAGTCGTATAAAACTCTACCAACACCAGGTTGAAGCCACCGAGCTCATCAGGGAAGGTGAAAATGTTCTTATAACCACTCCCACTGCTTCTGGTAAAACCCTTGCATTTAACCTGGCTATTGTTGAAACTTTAAGCCGTGAGGAAGAGGCCACTGCCCTTTACATTTACCCAGCCAAGGCACTGGCTAATGACCAGTTAAATGTCTTAAAACACCTGGAATCATCCTGTGGATTGGATTTTAAACCCAATATCTACGATGGTGACACTCCCAAGAATATCCGTCCCTGGATTAAGGAAAACTCACGTTTAATTCTCACCAACCCTTACATGTTACACCTTATAATGGATTGGCATCACCAGTGGTCACGTTTTTACAAGAACCTGAAGTACGTGGTAATTGATGAGGCCCATCATTACCGTGGTGTTTTCGGATCCAATGTAGCATTCCTCATCCGTAGATTAAGACGAATCTGTAACCATTACGGCAGTTACCCTCAGTTCATTCTCTCATCAGCCACCCTGGCCAACCCTGATGAGTTCAGCCGTAACCTGGTGGGTATGAGTTTCCAGGAGGTTAACCAGGATACTTCTCCCAGTGGGAAGAAACATTTCATTCTTTATAACCCCTTTGCCAAGTGGGGTGATCTTTCCACCCACCAGGAGACCAAGAACCTGTTCCAGCTCATGGTCACTAACGATCTCCAGACTTTATGTTTCACTGTCAGCCGTAAAATGGCAGAAATCATTGCCATGTGGACTAAAAGAGAGTTAAACGAAACAAAACCAGACCTGGTCAACCGTATAACCGCCTACAGGTCTGGTTATCTGGCCCAAGAGAGACGTAAAATTGAGAAGGGACTTAAAACCGGTAGTCTGGTGGGTGTGACCTGCACCAATGCCCTGGAGCTGGGATTGGATATTGGTAGTTTAGATAGTGTGATTATCAGCGGCTACCCTGGAACCATGATCAGCACCTGGCAGCAGGCAGGACGTGCAGGACGTGCAGAAAATGAGTCACTGGTCATTATGGTGGCCTTTGAAAACGCCCTTGACCAGTACCTCATGAAGCACCCTGAATTCCTTTTCCACAAAAGTCATGAGAATGCAGTCATCGACCTTCAGAACAAGAAAATAACCCAGGGACATCTTATGTGTGCGGTTAAAGAATTACCATTAACAGTGGATGATTTTGAAAAATATTTTGAAGCAGATTATGATACTCTGGAGGCTATTCGTCAGGGCGGACTGGTAAAGGAAACCCTAATTGGGTTAACCTATATAGGGCTTAAAAGTCCGGCCATGAACATCAGCCTGGATCAGATATCCAGTGACCACTTTAAGGTTTTCCATAATAAACGACTAATGGAGACCATGGACCGTCAGCATGCCTACAGTGAAGCCCACGAAGGAGCAGTACTCATCAACCAGGGTGAAACCTACACCGTGGACAGTTTCGACCTGGTCAAAAGAACCATCAATGTTAAGAAGATGGATGTGGAATACCATACCCAGGCCCTTAAAAATGTGGATGTTTCCATTGAAAAGGAGATTAGCTCCAGACGGATAGGTAATTTCAGTGTTTCCTTTGGTGAGGTTAAGGTTACCCAGGATTTCTATAAATACAAGACAATGATTTACGGGAAAACCCTATCCACTCATAACCTGGAGTTACCCCCATTAAAGTATCATACGCGTGGTTTATGGTTCACTGTCCCGGGATTAGTCCAGGATACATTGGAAAATATTTTCACCAAAAAGGATGCCTACCCTGGTAGCCTGCACGGCGCAGAACATGCCCTTATCTCCATGTTCCCCTTACTAGTACTCTGTGACCGTTTCGATATTGGGGGTTTATCCACCAATTACCATCCTGAGACAGGTAAGGCAACTATTTTCATCTATGATGCCTATGAGGGTGGTATTGGCCTGGCAGAGAAAGCAGTTGAGGTAATGGAAAAACTGGTTGAAGTAACCCGGGACATGGTGAAAAGCTGTCAGTGCCGTAAAGGATGCCCTACCTGTATTTATTCCCCTAAGTGTGGTAATGATAATAAACCATTACATAAAAAGGGAACTATTTTCATCTTAGAATCTATTCTGAAGATGATGAATGGTGAAAGTGTAGATCTACCCACTAATATAACTTATGATCATATGGAAACCACCACTTCGCCTTTTAAACCTCCAATGGTGGGTGCAGAAGGTTATCAAGAATTTGAAAACCCTGAAAATCTTACCCTGAAGGGTGAATCATTCTATCTTAACGGAAACCTTAAAGAATCACTGGAATGCTTCCAGAAAGTTCTGGAAATGGATGAAGGTAACCTTTCTGCATTGAAGTATAAGGGTATGATCCTGGCAAAACAGGAAAAACATGAAGAAGCTATTGAATCCTTTCAGAAAGTCCTTAAGAATCAAGAAGAAGATGCTGAAGCTCTTTATTATATGGCAGTTTCCTTGCATAAAACTGGTAGCTATCCTGAAAGTAAAGATGCCTCGAATAATCTCATTAAAATCAGGTCTGATTGGGATGATGCCTGGTGTATACTGGGCATGGCGCTTGAGGCACTAGGTGATAAAGAAGGAGCTATAACTGCCTATAGGAAGGCTTTGGTTATTAATCCTTTGAATGAAGATGCTACGAATAATTTAAATGGTATTTTAGAAGATTGA
- a CDS encoding DUF2115 family protein, which yields MKTSQLLEKIKKDLEKYQEIMKKEPADFKLNKLPGEVKDIHKTMSQYNQDNFPEIMNSASEDYNGEVDVEDLKDMEARIDHYFQLHGSGDDEFKEFIKGISIYLTFIARKPLHPPGITFSNKTTVYETDGVFYCTGKKMFIRDELSLCKYCICQSSPADTPP from the coding sequence ATGAAAACTTCACAATTACTGGAAAAAATAAAGAAGGACCTGGAAAAATATCAGGAAATAATGAAGAAGGAACCTGCTGATTTTAAACTTAATAAACTTCCCGGTGAAGTTAAGGATATCCATAAAACCATGTCCCAGTACAACCAGGATAACTTCCCGGAAATAATGAACTCAGCAAGTGAAGATTACAACGGAGAGGTTGATGTGGAAGATTTAAAAGACATGGAGGCTAGAATAGATCACTACTTCCAGTTGCATGGATCAGGTGATGATGAGTTTAAAGAATTTATTAAAGGAATCTCAATTTACTTAACTTTCATTGCCCGTAAACCTTTACATCCTCCCGGCATTACTTTCTCCAATAAAACCACTGTTTATGAAACCGATGGAGTTTTCTACTGCACCGGGAAAAAAATGTTCATTAGAGATGAACTTTCACTGTGCAAATACTGCATATGCCAATCCAGCCCTGCAGATACACCACCATAA
- a CDS encoding magnesium transporter, whose product MEATLEYPEKTAGYNMVTEVPVFSADDTIGKIKEVLVDKSSQFNSLDYIYLTDKINTLVGVISIKDILVTVDKTVKASEIMVRDLVTADVTTDQGRLVYLALSHGLKSIPVVNEEGRFMGVVPYDTILQIFNLEVQSDVFNFGGIFHRVGDEYISIHSSAIHMIRSRLPWLIIGVIGGTLAASLIAQFEELLASFIALASFIPVMVYMSDAAGAQTEALIIRSMALDTHLDVRKYLTREILVATVLALASGAFAALLAYLTRQNLILGVIIFLALFFSIIASVTINTLAPLILRKFNYDPALATGPLATIFSDIATLAIYLAVAIILLGWS is encoded by the coding sequence ATGGAAGCCACACTTGAATATCCTGAGAAAACTGCCGGATACAACATGGTAACAGAGGTCCCTGTTTTCAGTGCAGATGATACCATTGGGAAAATTAAAGAGGTCTTAGTTGATAAATCATCCCAATTCAATAGTCTAGATTACATATACCTCACTGATAAAATTAACACCCTGGTTGGGGTTATTTCAATTAAAGATATCCTGGTTACCGTGGATAAAACTGTTAAGGCCTCCGAGATCATGGTCCGTGATCTGGTAACCGCCGATGTCACCACTGATCAGGGAAGACTGGTTTATCTGGCATTGTCTCATGGTTTGAAGTCCATACCCGTGGTAAATGAGGAAGGCAGGTTCATGGGTGTGGTGCCCTATGATACCATACTCCAGATTTTCAACCTGGAAGTGCAGAGTGATGTTTTTAACTTTGGAGGTATATTTCACCGTGTTGGGGATGAATACATATCCATACATTCATCAGCCATCCATATGATCCGTTCACGTCTGCCATGGCTCATTATTGGAGTTATTGGTGGTACACTGGCCGCATCATTAATTGCCCAGTTTGAGGAGCTTCTGGCCAGTTTCATTGCCCTGGCTAGTTTCATACCGGTGATGGTGTATATGAGTGATGCTGCCGGGGCCCAGACTGAAGCCTTGATTATTCGAAGTATGGCCCTGGACACACATTTAGATGTTCGAAAATATTTAACCAGGGAAATACTGGTAGCCACCGTACTGGCACTTGCATCCGGTGCTTTTGCAGCTTTACTGGCCTATCTCACCCGCCAAAACCTGATATTGGGGGTTATAATTTTCCTGGCACTGTTTTTTAGCATAATTGCTTCGGTAACCATCAACACCTTAGCACCCCTGATTTTACGAAAATTTAACTACGACCCCGCACTGGCTACCGGTCCACTGGCCACTATCTTCAGTGACATTGCCACCCTGGCCATTTACCTGGCAGTGGCCATAATCTTACTTGGTTGGTCATGA
- a CDS encoding ABC transporter ATP-binding protein: MKGLVKGEGLWKTYKLDSTEVHALRGLNITVDEGEFVSIMGPSGSGKSTLLNMIGGLDTPTRGDLFIGEKEISSMKDGELTKMRAENIGYIFQTFNLLPALTVRDNVGFPMRNLSGDKKMDKSSRTRRAEECVEIVGLGPRMNYLPSKLSGGERQRVAIARALVNNPKFILADEPTGNLDTEATENIINLLHQVNDEGTTVIMVTHDVDTTKDTRVMRIRDGVIES, translated from the coding sequence ATGAAAGGTTTAGTTAAGGGAGAGGGACTCTGGAAAACTTATAAACTGGACAGCACAGAGGTCCACGCTCTAAGAGGATTGAATATAACCGTTGATGAGGGTGAATTTGTGTCCATAATGGGCCCATCTGGGTCTGGTAAATCAACCCTCCTCAACATGATCGGAGGTCTGGACACCCCTACCAGGGGCGATCTCTTCATTGGTGAGAAGGAAATTTCCTCCATGAAGGATGGGGAACTTACTAAAATGCGTGCAGAAAATATTGGATATATATTCCAGACATTTAACCTCCTACCAGCGTTAACTGTCCGTGATAATGTAGGGTTCCCCATGAGGAACCTGAGTGGAGATAAGAAGATGGATAAATCTTCCAGAACTCGAAGGGCAGAAGAGTGCGTGGAGATTGTTGGTCTGGGTCCCCGGATGAACTATCTTCCATCCAAACTTTCCGGGGGAGAAAGGCAAAGGGTGGCCATTGCCCGGGCCCTGGTTAACAATCCTAAATTCATCCTGGCAGATGAACCCACCGGAAACCTGGACACCGAGGCCACCGAGAACATAATCAACCTTTTACACCAGGTTAACGATGAAGGCACCACCGTGATTATGGTTACACATGACGTGGACACCACCAAGGATACACGGGTAATGCGAATCAGAGATGGGGTTATTGAAAGCTAA